In Trueperaceae bacterium, a single genomic region encodes these proteins:
- a CDS encoding Asp-tRNA(Asn)/Glu-tRNA(Gln) amidotransferase GatCAB subunit A, whose translation MNSAEDIARAVRNGEASAQEIVAQALDRAESVQERTNAFISLIHTKAIERAKEIDVLRSKGNDLGLLAGVPIVVKDNISTAGLLSTAGSRSLESFIPPYSATVVDRLEAAGAVIIAKANLDEFGMGGSNENSYFGPVRNPWVPSKVSGGSSGGSAVAVATGVAPLALGTDTGGSVRQPAAFNGVVGFKPTYGRLSRYGVMAFASSLDQIGVLSRSARDLALAMDVMGGHDTKDATSLKGTPPRFLTAIDAEQNLSSLSVGVVTELTGEGISREVQGAVERTRATLEKIGVSVSEVSLPHVRYGVPSYYLVATAEASSNLARFDGMVFSTRVGDNREGQAEVMMRARGEAFGSEVRRRILMGTYALASGYYDAYYGKALKVRRLISLEFQEAFRRFDLLLMPTTPAVAFDLGEKINDPLSMYLGDVCTCLANLVGLGAVSIPAGLTKEGLPCGVQLLAPPLHDEQLVKLVAALENEAGTDFAPLAPG comes from the coding sequence ATGAACAGTGCGGAAGACATTGCTCGTGCAGTCCGCAATGGGGAAGCAAGTGCCCAAGAAATTGTGGCTCAGGCGTTGGATAGAGCAGAATCTGTACAGGAACGGACTAACGCTTTTATTTCCTTGATCCATACTAAGGCTATCGAGCGAGCCAAAGAAATAGATGTTCTTCGCTCTAAAGGTAATGACTTGGGGTTACTTGCTGGGGTGCCTATAGTAGTTAAAGACAATATATCCACAGCGGGATTACTCTCTACCGCCGGTTCAAGAAGTCTAGAATCTTTCATTCCGCCCTACTCCGCGACGGTAGTGGACAGACTTGAGGCCGCTGGTGCAGTAATTATTGCCAAGGCTAATCTCGATGAGTTCGGGATGGGTGGAAGTAACGAAAATTCGTATTTTGGTCCGGTACGTAACCCATGGGTTCCTTCAAAAGTCTCAGGTGGTTCCTCCGGTGGGTCGGCCGTGGCTGTTGCTACTGGGGTAGCACCCTTGGCTTTAGGCACCGACACGGGAGGTTCAGTGAGACAGCCTGCAGCCTTTAATGGTGTGGTTGGCTTCAAGCCTACATATGGGCGTCTTTCGCGATATGGGGTGATGGCTTTTGCAAGCTCGCTTGACCAAATTGGTGTACTAAGTCGCAGTGCACGGGATCTCGCTCTTGCCATGGATGTCATGGGAGGTCATGACACTAAAGACGCCACTAGTTTAAAGGGTACTCCACCACGTTTTCTTACGGCTATTGATGCGGAACAAAATCTTTCAAGCCTTTCAGTGGGTGTCGTGACGGAGTTAACTGGTGAAGGTATTTCTCGAGAAGTCCAAGGGGCTGTCGAGCGTACTAGGGCAACTCTTGAGAAGATCGGTGTTAGCGTTAGTGAGGTTTCCTTGCCACATGTTCGTTACGGGGTACCAAGCTACTACCTTGTAGCTACTGCAGAGGCTAGCAGCAATCTTGCACGCTTTGACGGAATGGTGTTTAGCACTCGAGTAGGTGATAATAGGGAAGGTCAGGCAGAGGTAATGATGCGAGCTCGGGGCGAAGCTTTCGGTTCAGAAGTTCGACGACGGATTCTTATGGGAACTTATGCTCTCGCCTCAGGTTACTATGACGCTTACTACGGTAAAGCACTTAAGGTACGGAGGTTGATATCTCTTGAATTTCAGGAGGCCTTTAGGCGCTTTGATCTCCTTTTGATGCCAACTACGCCGGCCGTTGCGTTCGATCTCGGTGAGAAGATTAATGATCCTCTCTCAATGTATCTTGGTGATGTGTGTACATGCCTAGCCAACCTGGTTGGGCTGGGAGCTGTAAGCATTCCAGCTGGATTGACAAAAGAGGGTCTTCCTTGTGGCGTCCAATTACTTGCTCCACCATTACATGACGAGCAGCTTGTCAAGCTGGTGGCTGCATTAGAGAATGAGGCCGGTACTGATTTTGCCCCTTTAGCTCCTGGGTGA
- a CDS encoding 50S ribosomal protein L34, with translation MKRTYQPNRRKRAKTHGFRARMSTTAGRNALKRRRNKGRKSLSVSDR, from the coding sequence ATGAAGCGTACCTATCAGCCCAATCGTCGGAAGCGGGCTAAGACCCACGGTTTTCGGGCACGTATGAGTACGACTGCTGGACGTAATGCCCTAAAGCGTAGACGAAATAAGGGGCGTAAAAGCCTCAGCGTATCCGATCGTTAA